The nucleotide window TGGTGATCCATTCAAGAGGCTTTGAAAAGAAATCATTTTAGGCCCAATTAACTGTAATAGCCCAACGTTTTTGAGTCAAGAAAGTAACCCATTTGCGAATCGATTTTTTCACTCGTTGAAGTTGTGCTTTTAGGTGGGACACGTGGCTTAAAATGCCCTATGCATAGTGAGGACgtggaggaaggaggagagagaCAACTCTCCTTTATTGTATAAGATAAGATACTACTctgtaaataatttattagtttGCTTATTCTAAGAAGTTATAAATGTATGTACATCTATTCATTTCAGTAGATAAACTGACGTTCATGTGTTAGTGTTACTTTACTGTCTATGATAAAATTGTTGACCCAAAAACTataaactaagtttttttttttgagaaaactataaaataagttGACGAAGGGGGTATTTATTTTTAGAATGTTGTGAAACTAAAGCATATTATCAGAAAGTTAAAAGTTagttggagtttttttttaacacagtTAATTGGagtctataattttaaaaatacacacAAACACCTTTAGTACAAATTTGAACAGAACTTCTAAATTGTTTGAGAAAACCCTGAAGTTGGTACAAGGCCGATCTACAAAGCATTACACATATTAACGGGTTGCACAAgtgagagcatctccaaaaagaaactctattttgaagtttctaaaactctatatttgaagttttaatgtgttcttctccaaaagtaaaactttaaacctaacttcaaaattatttatattttacactatggtccttatatttgtcatagttgatataaattcataaaatttctataaataactagtacacatatataaatattacagaaatattaattaaaaaaatcttacactaaaatataaaattataaataaaagtacataattaaatattaaactgcaagcaaatactacattattccataaaattatttctataatgctcccatatatgatcaactagtgcatttcgaagtaagaaatgattctctttattttttagttgtagattacgagccaaatttttttgaaatcgaatatcctcataataaggctgttgatagtttgatatcatcaaacgaaaaaatccttgatcttttaaacGAAAGTACAACAAGCAGGAAAAAAGGTCATGAGATGATTGAATTACGACtgcaaaatgaagcaaaaaagttagcttttaaagaagtaaaataggaaaataaaatattgctaaaacacttagcttctatcgatgatgttaatattcgtgaatacattcgatctgaacaagaaagaatcatacgaaaaatgcgacaaaagcaacaacaacaatcatcttcggttacacaaaatttgtttagacaatattttggagatttgggaggttccggagcaaatttaccatactattagtgttgttataatatttaaatttgagtaataattatgtcttcatgtgtctttttaataagtttttatcatgtttttttaataatattcttgttgtttaattctagttttaaaatattataaatcttgtttcaaaatctttttatttaatttcatgtgtaaaacttaaatttataaaacaaatttgaaatatttatgagatataaaagttttaaggattaaaacaataaacaaaaaaatatttaagaattataaatatgatgtataattgtaaggaccaaaatgcaaataaaaagatgaaacttcaaatttgaagttttgaaaagtgaaactctatatttggagtttcactcttcaaaacttcaaatttgaagttttgaagtttctttttggagagcaaaaaactctatatttagagttatatagtttcttttggagatgctctgaaTACATGAGGATAAAATTGTATCAAGTCAGTGAAATCTGTTAACAAAACATATATGATATTCAAGCAGTTGTAGTAAACAACATATACTAATTGCaataataatttgttctttttcaaaaaaaaaaaaaactaattgcaATGTGATCGTTATCAAATATCAATAAACATATAAGAATTGTAATCACATGGTGTTGCTGAGAGCATATATTACAAAAATCTATACCAACTTGTTGATTTTCTCAATTAAATTATCAAAAGTAATATCAAAAGCATCTCGAAACCTATCAAATTTAGCATTTGAGTCTCCATAGACCAAACCAGGCAAAAGATGATGAACAATGTAACTTCTCATATCCTCTCTTTGCCTAGGAGTCTTTGTCATCAGTTTCTCAACTACATTTACTCTCTTTTCCTTCACATCTTCTTGGTTTATATACACAGAGTATCTCTTATGATCTTCCGGAAGATGCCACGCATACTGATAATATGCAGTGTACGGATCAAAGATCACTGGGATGCAACCGGAGATTAGTGAATCGAAAACGGATTTCCTCGTTGGACTATCTCCTCGCGGTTGTAGACAGAACTCAGAGTCTTGAAAAAGATTAATGACATTCTCAGGCTTATCACAACTTCCATCAGAACAGTTTAATAACCGGCATTGGTCGGAAAACAATGTGCATTGATCGATTAACGTTGAGCGGATGCTACTGGGGTCGCCGGGTCTTGCACCTCCGGCGAAGCTAATTAGATTACGGCGAGGTTTGCTAGTCATTTTGTCCTGCCAGCTGGTGATATCATAGTCCGTTTTAGGGTGGAAATAGGTCGGATGTGGGATTGCGATGTCGTTGACTTCCCATGGATGTCTCTCAATGAGAAGCCTTGTAGGGTTTTGCATATCTTGTAAGTCAAGGAAACTTGAGCCCCAAGAGTCCTTATTTCTTCTAAAATCCCAAGAAATCTTTCCGAGGACGAAGACATGATCTTTGCCGGCGTTTCTCTTCCAAGATTCCTTCGATCCAAGCCATTTCAAAACTTCAATCCCCAACCGGTCTTTCACATCATTAGAAACATTCTTGAAATGCCATCTCAACACATCAAAACCGCCATAAAAAGGGACATAAAAAAGCTTAGCTTGGCTTTCTTTGTAAACCCTACAAGGATGCTTTAAAACCCTAGAGTGTAATATCGGTTCAAGAGCATATTGATGTGTCCTAAACCAACCTTGACCAAGATTCTCTATTGCTTCTCCAAAACCATCATTCTTGAAAAACTTACACATGTTAGTCCAAGGGACCATATCGATGCAATCAACCAACAAATCTCTGTTGAATTTAGACGGTATTTCATAAACATAAACTCCTTTTCCTTCACATGATCTTgatttttcgattttatttCTAGTCGATATCCATGATCTTTGTACCTTGAGATACTTTGTCACTGCCCTTAACGCGTATCCCTCTTCTTCATTCTTAGGTTTGATGTAATTATCTTGTTCTTCCACTGATTCCTTCTTGGTTTTATGATCTTCACCGGAAATAACATTCACACCATAACGCTTGGTATCATCACCGGAAACTTCATAGCCAATTTCCTCATCTTTACTGAGAACATCACTTTTAGTAGTAAGATTGGTCGACATCTGAAAAACGGGTTTAGAATCAGCCGTGAGACAGTAAGGATCGTTGAGTTTCCGAGACAACACACAGATATGGAGGACGTTGTCGGAGATTAAGGTGGTAAAAGATAACCACAGATAtataagaaagaagaagaaaattgtGAGAAATGTTAGATAGAAAAGGGATCTGAAAAAGATAGAACAAAGATTGTTACAGAAGAAGATACGAGGTTCTTCTGTCTTCTTTGAGGATTTTGACTTTCTCTTTGAGAATGATACTACCATTTTTCTAACTCTAGTCACTTTCTGTTtggatttgttattaatttctGTGTTTTCTTATCGAGTTTGGTTTATGCACGCTATCTTTATATAACGTGTAATCTACACAATACACAAACGAGGTGTGgggtaatctttttttttttttgtaagctgGAAGTGGGGTACTTAATCTTGcataattagttttaaatatatcacCCAAACTTAGCATATAAAGTTATGTAGATAAACAATAGTTGATTTAACTTTAATTAATTAGATTTTGAAAGACGCAAGATTTAAACTATCCAATCTTTATTACTTTAAAGTTATTTTGTATATCCTTTTCACTTCTTTTTTTGCTAAGTTTTTAACATTTCcaacttaaaaattattattgatGAGTggatctcttatatattaaagttgGTTAATTTTCGATGTTGAACATCAACGCACTCATTTGAAAAATGGTTTTATCGGCCTATCTCGAACCAAATCTCACTTGATGATCTTAAAggctttttaagttttttttttggacttctAATCTACATCAGTTGACAATCAATGAATGGGAAAAAGTTAGTTTAACGCTAATTCatcaatttattattataattactctaattttattttaattactaGTTTAACTTTCATTTTCTATTCCTAAGTCTTTtgttatcaaaaataataattacgaaaatGTTATTATTCACATACTTATTTTGTCCACCTTTTATATAGacacaaatatttttctttgacTACAAACTTATCTTAAATTCCATAGATTTAATCTGATTTCTACAGATTTGTTTTGATAAATTTCTCATGTTTGGTCacagatttataaaattttatagccTTAACTAGATTTAGTTTCTCTCGCCACAGATTTACTTACTTTTTGACAGATTTATATAAGATTTGGTAGATTTGTTTTCTTGACCACTAATTTACGTATTTTGACAGATTTATTTGGATTTTGACTGATTTATTATCCATTGACCACAAATTTACTTAATTTGACATATTTAATATGGATTTGATAGATTTGTTTATCGTTTGaccataaatttatttaattttaacaaatttaataTGAAACTAATCCTTTTGAGCTAGGTTGTTAAACGCATATAAAATTCCGTTTAAATAACTTAGTGAATAAATCTATATGAATGTTAATGCTTGTTTAAAAGTAGTATATATCGATACTCATATGAGAGTTGGAATTATAGGATTAGACATTTCACTAGACTCGCAGCGGAAGCTGGATATCTTACTAATTAAATCTAAGTTCTAGCACAATTTTTATCACATCGTTAACATCTATAAATTATAGTTATGATTGTCTGCATAAAacctttgattttctttttgagGGTAAAATATCACCAAAAGAGAGTAAAAGTGTTGAAACTCATTATTATGATATCCAGatcaatctttttaaaatatggctTATACGACATAAATgttctaaattaattaacatttttaaaaacttaatataaATTAGCCTAATCGGTTAAATTAAGTAACACTGTTAGCATAAATTCACAAATTTgtctattttgttttgtatatctaattttgataatacataaaaaaattataattaaaatctaaaaattaaaatatttcatatgaatataaaatatatataaaatctattaataaaaaattaaattttaacttaGATTTCAGATAATCCGCCTAGTTGCTACCGTAATTTCTTGAATGTAAGCTCAAATCTTTGAAAAGGTCAACGGTGAGAATAAGATTATTGAATAATAAACGTTCTAAACCGGTATGAGTGAGCTGTTTATTAGATATCGGAAAGATTGACAATTCGGTTCGGTCTAATAATGTACACACAAACGTCCGGAACCGGTACATTTAAACAGGGCAGGTGGAACAAACATAAAGGAAGAAACTAGAAAGAGCAGATTTCACGGTTCGGTTAACTTATAAGGATAAATAAGATTGACGATAGAACATCATATACATAAAACAAGTGATCTGCCAAATCTAGGTCTAAGGATCTGGTTGGCCTGCAAttgcatcatcatcttcattgtCATCAGAACAATATTCCTCTTCACTTAGTTCTTCATCGCTAGACTTATCTTCTGAACCTTCCCCTGGTTTTGCATACTTGTCACAGTATTCTGAAACCGAACAAAAGCCAAACATCACAAGCAAAATGAACTTTCAAAGCTTCCTTAAAATATTGTAACCATGCAAATGCCTAAACGTATGGTTAAGTCTCTGAACAACCATATTGTTATTCACCTCTTTAGTTAAGTAGACCAAAATGATTCTGAACTTTAGTATGATCAGAAACTATATCCTCATCATAGACGGATTGCATAGTGTATAATCAACTTGCAAATCGTTATATAAGCTACGAGACTTGCTAAAATTCAGTTCTCAGGTAACCAAAGAAAAAGTTGTAATCGACTGGAATAAAGAAACACAAATGATTCAACAGGTTTAAAGAATGGTTTTCTCAAACAAGTTCaagataataaatatttgatgtcacatcaaagaaaataaaaaaccttCAAGAAactaacagttttttttttagaatttaaacTTATCGCCTAGAACAGATTGGAGTTACCTTTAACTCGTAGTTCATAAGTAGGGCGGTCACGCATCATCAAAGCAGCAGCTTCTCCATTCAAAGGATCAGATGGGTTTGGATACAAAAGAAGCTGAGGAAGAAATGTCTCAAACACATTCACAAGGTCTgaagattaaaaaaagaaagaaaacaaatccaAAGCATACAAAGTTAAAACCAAATcttcaaaacaacaacaattgGATCATTTAAATTTGGCACTGACCAAACATAGGACTCCAAGTCTGGTTGATCACATCTAAACAAACAGAACCGGACCTGcaccagcaaaaaaaaaaaaacatgtagaaGATTCTCTCAAGATGAGGCAGTGTCCAATAGtaataaaagataattataaaaatgaaactgACAGTTCATCAACGTTAGGATGATAAATCTTGGTGATGAAACCAACAGAAGGGGATTTGTAAGGATAAGCATCTGGAAGCTCAACCCTTATCTTCCACACTCCTCCTTCATACAGACCTATCAACACACACCAACAGATCAGAACAGTGACACTAGTTTGGCAAAAATTTCCAGCAGAAGCACCAGTGATTGATTAAAAAGAGGAATCAAAGATacagaaataaataattataaaagagGATGAAAATATTACTGTCTTTGGGACCGTTGAATTCAACAAAGAACTCCTGCATGCCATCGTTGATCGTCTCTACTTTATAATCGCTCATCATCCTTCAAACAATATCaatatcaaaatcaaaattaactctcttttttttttctgaagaaactcacaatcaaaataaaaaaggagtGAAAGTTACAGCTTCATCATATCCATTTCTCTGCGTTTGCTTGGCGAAGACatctcttttctcttcttctggGTGTCTTTCTTCTTCCGGATTCGAGTTGAGATGAtggaaatgatttttttaattttttagtatatttttcttTCACGAACGCCCGATGATGAAGTGAAACGAAGACCCTATCCTTCCTTTATATAGATCGGTCGATCGAACCCTTCTTCTCTTCAGTGAAATGTTGTGATtcagtttcagttttttttttttttttgcttttcaaaATTTACTCTGCTAAAGTAAAAGTACAATATTTCATTAATGTTTCAGCTCAAGTTTACATATTCAATAAATAGTATTCATTACAGAATCGAACCACGCCTTTAAGACATGTACGTACGTGTCAACAAAATATGTTAGCTACTGTCTATTGAGTAATTTAAGTGAATTTTGTTTTGTCTCGTTAACTTAACTTAGCATCCCAATAAACAAATTCAGACAATCAAATTCTACATGTTTTCGGGATGTTAAGTaagataatattaaaaatacataccCACTTTTAAACATTTTATCCTATTATTACATCCTCACgtaacaattaaaaaaagaaaaagcaaataAACACTAAAATAAACCCCAATCCATAATAAAACTCAATATCAGagctcgattttttttttttttaacccaagaaaaaaaaaatcaaacccaAATTGGAACCATAGCGCCTAAAAGAACCTCTAAGAAAAACAAGGATGAACAAAATCACAATACAAGAGCTtcgtttttttgttgttattcaCAGAAGCGGATCTTAAGGCATAATCAAACCCCTAAATTCTTATCTTAATATTCTTTTTCTGTAGAAGACTTAAAATGTCTGTACAAGCATCTATGTATATAACCACTGATGTGAATATGCGACTTGTGAATCAAGAACGTTACTCTAGTGTATTCTCTTACCATCTATCTTTTCTTTGTTCAGATACAGAGCCAAAACGGTCTTGTAAGCTATGATGGTACTTGCAGGTTGCTAGTCGAGGGGAGAGTCGAACACCATTTCCTGCAAAACAAACGGATCCTCACTAAGACACATCCCGGGAAGTAAAACGAGTATGTCGGGGGCAGCAGCGCAAAACGTACCTTGTTGCAGACGGGGCAAGTTTCACTTCTCTCCATCCATTCTAGAATGCAAGCCAGGTGAAAATGGTGGCTGAGGAACACCAATGGCCACATGGAAAGGAGTAGGCAGTGGTGGTGGTATATAAGCATCGGGAGATGAAGTCTCTAAGTTTGTGTCTACCACGACAACACCAGAGGAGAGTGTTTGAGCGGAAGATAAAGGAACACGCTCTTCTGTTGCTCTCGGATACTGCAGAGAcaaagacaaaaaataaaaacttattatttAGTAAAACAATTATATCTAGTGATAAGGAAATCATTTCCCATATGATGAGACTAACGTAATAGTAGGGAGGTCCATTATCAAGAACAGCTCTTCGTGAAGAACAACAACAGCAACCTCCcatgtctcttcttcttctttttttgttgtctTTATCACAATTCAGAAAACCGAACAGTCTTCATCATATGCTAACCTACAAAGGAGTgtcaataaataaaagaaaaaattacatTCTGATTTCCATTAGCATCTGCAACAAAAAAGTAACAAGCTTTGTCGTTTTCAATATCAGTTTCAGCCAGCAAGTagcaaaaaaacattttcaattAGAGTGAGTGAGTTTTATACTAAAACGCAAAGCCAGTAGCAATTCAGCTCAACCAGAAACACAGACAGAAAGAAAGCAAAGAGCTTCACTGAGAGCTTCAAAGGTACAACGAACGTTTCACAATCCCTAAGATCCGTAAAACCCCTAAAAACCAAAACCTTATCAAAACCATCAGAATCTAAGCATCAGTAGACAAGACGGAAACGGATCTAAACAGTCGAAACCTATAAGAGAATTTCACATGAAATCAAGGCCAGAGAGGGAGATAAAcctcaaacaaacaaacaaacgatCACTACAAAGGAAGATCAAAAGGAACCGATCGTCTTCGGAGTCGAGAATGTAACATCCCGGGCCCGGCCCAAAAGGGAACTCAAGTGCAGGAggcccaagaagaagaaaccctaGACATAACCCCTCCCATTGCTTATAAAAGGAGAAGTTCCCCTAGGGTTCAGCCACAAGAGAGACAGCAAGCGAAGCCCTGCCCGAGCAGAACCCCGCCGCCGCCTCCGCCTCAAGCCGCCGCCGCTCCACCTCCGGCGAAGCCAGCCGCCAGCCGCCCGCGAAGCCCTAGCCGCCGCGACCGAGCCCCTAGCCGTCGCCTCCTTGATTCAGTTTCGTGCAAGCAACTGAGATCTGAACCCTAAAGGTAAACCTAAGATCTCTAGTTCTAAGTCATTGGAAATGACAGATCCTAAACCCATCTCTCTCTTGTGTGAATCCAATTCTCTAACCAGATCTCGAGAAGTGACTGTTTCCCAAACCTAGATCTAGACCTACTTCTGCAAAAAGCTAAGGTGAGGACTTGCTGtgaacttgtctcatgttgagTAACCAATGGGACTTAGTCCTTTGTTAATCAGATCTAGAtcttgtgtgtatgtgtgatatgttatgtgattgatcttgtttagacgGTAGTACATGTTGAAGTGATAAGAACATAGGCATGTAGGGTGGTCAAGAAATGATGATAAGATGATGAGACGTGTTGTGAATGATAAGTGAAAGATGTAAGAATAAGTACGAATAAGGgatcatatagagagtctaaggtttgtaggtggggtaagtagtccacgctaggtatccataggagatgtggcgaatccacatgaatatggaagcacccataggagatgtggcgaatccacatgaatatggggtagaagcctagtggggggctacccactgaggaaaagaggaaaagaggaaaagaggaaaagaggaaaagatgaaaaggatatGCATTGTAGGGTCTTTAGTTCATGTCGGGTAGTATGGGATTCTGTGTAATAGATCTTATTAGCTCATGACTTGTGATTGTTTGCTCTTCCTGAGCTGAGTTCGTGGGTTCCTAGAACCTGCCCTCACTGAGTATTGtgtactcacccctctttttaCAGGTATGGCCGAGAGGGAGCGGGAGTAGATGTCCGTATGGTGCAAGTGTTTTCTCGAGTCTTTCATTTTGGATTCTTTTCTTTCAGCCATTTCTTCTTAAGTTTTATTCGACATTCAGTTTTTAGTTGAGTTCGGTTTTATGTCAGACagtttgagttttaataagagcTTTTTGAACGAAAAGGTTTGAGTTAAAGTATTTGATAAGGTTCATCGGGCCAAGGccgttacaattggtatcagagccaggttaaaCCCACCCGGTGCTGTCCCGGGTGGGTAGGGAAGGGTCGGGTAGAAGTAGGAAAACCCGGGTTTCAAAAGAACTTCTTCCGAACGTCTTTTTAAGTATTTCAAAAagggtttcaaaaaaaaaaaaaaaaaaaaaaaaaaatgcaccaCTCGGACGGAACTCCTAGCTCACTCGGTGGACAATAGAATTTGAGTAGAACCGTGGCTAATACTCCTTCACTTGTCCACAGGATGCCTCCCAAGAATGCCAGAGTTGCAAGGCCAGCTGCGGCCAACCTGAGAGCGACACGACGGGTCACCAGGTCCGCGTCTCAAGCCTCCAGCGAGGCAGAAAGCCGAAGAGGGGGCGCGCCTGAGAATGAGAACCCAGTGGAAATGCCGAACGTGGCGAATGCAGCGCTCCTGGCAGAACTGCAAAGATACCGCGACGCCTATGGGGGTCATCTGCCCAATGGTGAAGCCGCCGCAGATGCGGGGGACAACCCCATACCACCTAGGGCGGCCCAGAATCCGCCACCACCGCCTCCACCCCCGGCAGCGCCTGCGGTGGTGCACGCCCCCGGACCCAACTACTGGGACATGCTGAGACACATGAAGAGTATGCAGACGGAGTTTTTCAATGGAAAGGCCGACGCGATTGTGCGGATAATTGGAGACGTCAACTCGAGAGGAACTTCGCTTCTGCAAGGTGCCCACCGGAGTTCCGTAGGGACCTGGCTGCTCACTACCTTAAAGACGACGCACTAGTGTGGTGGGACGAAGTGGTCGAAAGGTCACACGGGATACGACTGACCTGGGATGATTTCCTGGAGGCATTCAATGGGAAGTACTTTCCCTTAGAAGCCATGGACGCGATGGAAAGCAAGTTTCAGGACATCCGTCAAGGGTCGAGGAATGTACGAGACTACGGGGACGAGTTCAACCGACTTCGGAGATTTGCGGGTCACTACCTGAGTGATCACGACTTAATCCGCCGTTTCCTCAAAGGTATGAGAGTGGAACTGAGGAATAGCTGCAACGTGAGGGACTATCGTGATGTCCATGAGCTGATTGAGAAAGCCGCAGAACAAGAATCAGGGCTCGAGGAAGAGCGAAAACAGAACCAGAACTCCCAGAACCGGGGTACCAAACGGCCCCGGGATGCACAACCCGCGGCTGAGCCTGCTCCGTTAAGGCCCGCATGTGAAAGGTGTGGACGATTCCATGCAGGGGAGTGCAGGATGGGAGCATGCTTCACCTGCGGCGAGCGCGGACATATAGCGAGGGATTGCCCGAAGGATAGACAAGGCCAACGCAGGCGCTGTTACCGCTGCGGCCAGGAGGGACATCTGGCGTGGGAGTGCCCAACACTCCAAAGAGGAAACGCGGAAGGGGCACAACCCCAACAGCAGAGGGGGCAAGCCGCGGGGCAAGAGCGTACGCCGTCGAGGGTCGCGAAGGAGCCGAACCGATCGCGGGTACGTTTGATTTAACAATACGATTATGTTATATGAAAAGAACTGTAGTAGTCGTGTAGCTTAGCGTTAGTGTTGTGTAGGGTCTGTCGCGGTCGGAGGAGTGACAGCGTTCACTCTCTTCGACACCGGGGCAACTCACAGTTTTGTAAGCCCTAGACTTACGCGTGAGTGGGACTTTAAGGGGAACTTCAACACCATGGTGACGGGAGTCGAGACGGCAGGAACAGAGAAAATGGCCACGAGGGGTAGATATGAAGAAGTACCGGTGATCCTCGCAGGTGTGAACTTACCCGGAGACCTGCTGGAGTTAGAACTGGGGCGTTACGAGGTGATCTTGGGAATGGATTGGCTAGCACAACACAGAGCAGTGGTTGAGTGTGCCAAGGCATGCGTTAGGATTCCGCTTGATGGGAGGCAAATCGTGTACAGAGGAATGAGAACTAGGACCGGAATAACTGTGGTGTCGATGGCCCATGCTGAAGAAGCAATCCGGAAAGGAGGAGAAGCCTTTTTAGCCACTATTGAAATGGTGGGTGAGACCGAAGCGCCAGATCTGGGGAGTATCCCTGTAGCAGCAGAGTATGCCGATGTGTTCAAACCACTACGCGGACCCCCACCTCAACGAAATAACGCTTTTACGATTGAGCTAGAACCCGGAACCGCACCGGTTTCCAGGGCCCCCTACCGTTTGGCGCCTGCAGAGATGGCTGAACTGAAGAAACAACTGGAAGAACTAGTGGAAAAGGGATTCATACGTCCGAGTAGCTCGCCTTGGGGGGCGCCGGTACTCTTTGTAAAGAAGAAGGATGGGAGCCTCCGACTGTGCATCGACTACCGGGGATTGAACAAAGTTACCGTTAAAAATAAGTATCCCCTACCCCGTATAGACGAACTTATGGACCAGCTGGAGGGAGCCACTTGGTTCTCGAAGATAGACCTTGCTTCAGGTTATCACCAAATCCCTATTCACGAAGAAGATATTAGGAAGACAGCTTTTCGTACCCGGTACGGACACTACGAATTCGTAGTAATGCCCTTTGGACTGACGAACGCGCCGGCAGCATTCATGGGGCTAATGAATGATATTTTCAGAGATTATCTGGACCAGTGTGTGATTGTCTTCATCGACGATATCTTAATTTACTCCAAGAGCCGGGAGGACCACAGACGCCATTTGGGTATCGTACTGGACAAGTTAAGGGAGCATGGGTTATATGCTAAGCttagcaagtgtagtttctggcaacGTAAGATTGGGTTTCTGGGTCATGTGATCTCCGAAGCAGGGATA belongs to Brassica rapa cultivar Chiifu-401-42 chromosome A07, CAAS_Brap_v3.01, whole genome shotgun sequence and includes:
- the LOC103850215 gene encoding probable xyloglucan galactosyltransferase GT20 translates to MVVSFSKRKSKSSKKTEEPRIFFCNNLCSIFFRSLFYLTFLTIFFFFLIYLWLSFTTLISDNVLHICVLSRKLNDPYCLTADSKPVFQMSTNLTTKSDVLSKDEEIGYEVSGDDTKRYGVNVISGEDHKTKKESVEEQDNYIKPKNEEEGYALRAVTKYLKVQRSWISTRNKIEKSRSCEGKGVYVYEIPSKFNRDLLVDCIDMVPWTNMCKFFKNDGFGEAIENLGQGWFRTHQYALEPILHSRVLKHPCRVYKESQAKLFYVPFYGGFDVLRWHFKNVSNDVKDRLGIEVLKWLGSKESWKRNAGKDHVFVLGKISWDFRRNKDSWGSSFLDLQDMQNPTRLLIERHPWEVNDIAIPHPTYFHPKTDYDITSWQDKMTSKPRRNLISFAGGARPGDPSSIRSTLIDQCTLFSDQCRLLNCSDGSCDKPENVINLFQDSEFCLQPRGDSPTRKSVFDSLISGCIPVIFDPYTAYYQYAWHLPEDHKRYSVYINQEDVKEKRVNVVEKLMTKTPRQREDMRSYIVHHLLPGLVYGDSNAKFDRFRDAFDITFDNLIEKINKLV
- the LOC103850216 gene encoding ubiquitin-conjugating enzyme E2 4 codes for the protein MSSPSKRREMDMMKLMMSDYKVETINDGMQEFFVEFNGPKDSLYEGGVWKIRVELPDAYPYKSPSVGFITKIYHPNVDELSGSVCLDVINQTWSPMFDLVNVFETFLPQLLLYPNPSDPLNGEAAALMMRDRPTYELRVKEYCDKYAKPGEGSEDKSSDEELSEEEYCSDDNEDDDAIAGQPDP
- the RZFP4 gene encoding uncharacterized protein LOC103850217 (The RefSeq protein has 2 substitutions and aligns at 52% coverage compared to this genomic sequence), whose translation is MGGCCCCSSRRAVLDNGPPYYYYPRATEERVPLSSAQTLSSGVVVVDTNLETSSPDAYTPPPLPTPFHVAIGVPQPPGNAEESACVVDIREVSVETANPEPSQETVDGIILGVPTTCPCESKLQTEIDLESTEDLDPKKLSKDVFLPTEEEEDCPICLEEYDMDNPKLVAKCEHHFHLACILEWMERSETCPVCNKEMMFDSPLD
- the LOC117126847 gene encoding DNA-binding protein HEXBP-like — translated: MDAMESKFQDIRQGSRNVRDYGDEFNRLRRFAGHYLSDHDLIRRFLKGMRVELRNSCNVRDYRDVHELIEKAAEQESGLEEERKQNQNSQNRGTKRPRDAQPAAEPAPLRPACERCGRFHAGECRMGACFTCGERGHIARDCPKDRQGQRRRCYRCGQEGHLAWECPTLQRGNAEGAQPQQQRGQAAGQERTPSRVAKEPNRSRVRLI